The Elusimicrobiaceae bacterium genomic sequence CTGTGGAACAAACACCACATCTCCCGGCAATAAGGGGACATCTAACGATTTGTTCCCTTGTTTGGTAATTTGGGCCACATCTACATCTAAAGCGATTTGTTTTCCCTCTTGCAAGCGCAAAATACGTACTTTAGACGTGTTGGCAATATCGGTAAACCCACCTACCGACGTAATCGCTTCCAAAACAGTGAGTTGTTTCTCGGGCGGGATTTGTATAGCGGCCGGTTTTTGTACTTGGCCCAATACATAGACGGTTTTATTGCCATATTCCGTTACTAAAATAGACACTTGCGGATTTTTGATGTATTTGGTGAGCGCTCTGACTAAAGCATTTTGCGCGTCTTCAATAGACAAACCGCCTAATTTAAGAGTGCCTACTAACGGAAAAGTAATGCGTCCTGTGCTATTAATACGTAAGGTGCGTTGCATGCTTTCTTCTTGAAATACCTGAATTTCAATTAGATCGCCCGGTTGCAAGCGGTATGATTGAGACGAGCGCATTTGTTGTAAATTTTGTAATACTTCTTGTGTGTTAATCGTTTGAGCATTATCTGCAGAAGTACGTATGGGAGCACTGCTGCTACATGCGGCGAGGAGTAATGTATTGACTAAAATATAAGTAAGCAATCTCTTCATATCTTATATTTTACAAAATTAGTGAGAATTTTGACTGTTTTGGGCGCGCAAATAGAGCATAGATAATTCCGGCTCTTTGGGATAGCGGCGCAGAAATTGTATGGCTACGTCGTTGGCCTCTTGCACTAAGGCTTGACGTTGGGGGGCATCTGCTGTTTGAGCGGCGGCATTGAGGCATGCATTTCCTAAACGTACGGCATAGCGCGGAGAAGGATAATAAGACAAAGCCTGACGGTACAAAGCTAATTTGCCCGGCACACGCAAGCCATAGCTAAATAACACATTGCGCCAGGCCATCGTCTTACAGGTAGGGATATAGATTATACCAATACATAAGCACGCCATAATAATACACACCGCACGGGACAGTTGTAGGTGATATAACTGATGTTTATCATAAGTGGGTGCGGTTAAAGCCCCCAGACAAATAAAAAACAAAAACGCATTTGCCGGAATAAAGAAATGAAAATCCACCAGACTACCGACACTCATCACCCCCAGCGCGGTAAAGCAAGCGGTAAAAAGAGGACGTTTGGTAGGGGGTAACTGCCGCAATCGTTTAAGAGCTAGCAAGATAAACCAACCTATTGCCAGCAAAATGGGGAGTGTTCCTACGATACCGACGCTTAATAATAATTCCAGCCAGTCATTGTGTAAGCGT encodes the following:
- a CDS encoding polysaccharide biosynthesis/export family protein — encoded protein: MKRLLTYILVNTLLLAACSSSAPIRTSADNAQTINTQEVLQNLQQMRSSQSYRLQPGDLIEIQVFQEESMQRTLRINSTGRITFPLVGTLKLGGLSIEDAQNALVRALTKYIKNPQVSILVTEYGNKTVYVLGQVQKPAAIQIPPEKQLTVLEAITSVGGFTDIANTSKVRILRLQEGKQIALDVDVAQITKQGNKSLDVPLLPGDVVFVPQSMF